AACAGTTTGTTATTAGAATAATTACTGTATTAAAAGAACTGTCTGTCAGAGAGAACAAataagtgaataaaacaggcatCTTACCCTTAATTTCCACAGAAAATAGAAAGTCCCATAACGCAGAGAGATGACCTCTTATTCCCTTTAAATACACAGTCTGTAAATTATTATATTCCGTAAATAAACAGATAAAGTGATCCTCACAGCGGCTCGTGTCCGTCTCCTCTCACTACATCCAAATACTGGCGTTTCATCTGCTGCTCTCGAGCCGGTCTATGACTCCACCCACGGTGACAGATGATTGGTCAAGCCGATGCCAAACCACGCCTACTCGCTTGTTCACAGGGAAAGCATGCATATGTAAACAGCCATAAATAGATAttacaataaagttttattaCAATCTTTATTGTTTTCGCAATAGGTAATTTAAGCTAAGAGCATGAAGTTTGGGAATGATTAGGAATAAAGTGTTATTGCAGCAGGAGGTGAGGTAAGGTGAACCTGGAGTAATAGTGGCCCCAGCTGGAAGATTGAGGAAAAGCAAAAATAATTACAGACAATTTATGATCTAGTTCCAGACTAAAAAGCATATTTGAGCTATCTTAACTAAAAATAACTCGCCATGGCATAACTTAAAATATCCACCAAGTCAAATTTATAAAACCTCCCTAAATTTTCTAATTTAACTTAGACTTAATCCAAgttttgtctgtgaaaccacGCCTAAAAGTTTAAGCAAAACTGAGTGCTCCTATAAAAGTTTTAAGGGATTTATTGTTCTTGTCCTAACGTAACTGTACATTAATTTAGTACTATAAAATAGTTACCAATACACATTACAATTCATACTACATTTACTGTATTACTTTTAGTATCAtccttattattaataataagaatgGTGTTGTTTCACTGTTATTATtcactaataaaaataatacaaaagtATATTCTTAAAAGGAGCCACTTTTTATCAGTGTTGTAGTTCTGATATTACAcgctaaaatattttttacacattcaaaacagtaaaatattgcTTAAATCGTTTCAAacgaaagaaaaacaaaatacaacaactCCCAGGAACCCATGCGCGCGTGACGTACCAGTCCTGCGACCGTGTCGTTGCTAGGTGATGCGACGCTTCCACGTACCGATGTGAGCTTTTTAATCTCCCATACGTCCAGTGTTTATATATGATTTGTCTTacaaatgttattattttttatctacATTTTGATTCTGTTTACTTTTGCAGGAAGTAAGATGTCATCCACGCACGAAACTCTGTTTTCATTAGAACTCGTGATCGATTATGTTCGCTTGGACTGTGCACGTGGAAATGTTTTGGATCCTGCAGTGGGTTTGCGCTTCTTAGACTTCCCAACTCTTCTGATATATCCCTCAGGAAGAGAAGGTCCTTCATCGCATTCAGCATACGCTGATCTACCAGCTGAAGCTTTGTCTCAGTCAGAGGAACGGGACAAGTATTTCTTCCACAAGGGCAAGTCTTGTCTTTTTAAAATTAACTTGGATTCTCTTCACAACCATTTGTCAAGCACCCCCCTGTATGCCATGGTACTGGATATAAAAGATGAAGTTCCTAAACTTATAGGGAGCTCCTTAATATCTCTTGCTAAAGTGACAGAGAGAATCAAGAAGGATGTTGACAAACATGGTATTGGCACCCCAAGTTCTTATGGGGAGAAAATTATTACCCCACTTTGCAATCTGATGGGTAACAACATCGGTGTCATTTCACTAGCCTATAAGATTGTAAGTCTAGGAGCACATTTAATTCCTCATATCCCTTATAATAAAGTCTATAAGGTTGGGAAAGGAGAACAAGACCCTGACGCATTTGCAGAATCTGCAGGGGTATTCaatatagatagatatccaaTTGAAATGCAGCATGCTACTGTCCTGTCTTCAGTCAGCCCTGAAGGACAACCTGAAAATAAAATGAGATCTGATGCCAAACAGCCAGGCATTGCTGCTTTTACTCAAACCGAACCTACAAAGCAGAAAGTCACATGGTTGGAAATGTCTTACGGTAATGATGAGCAGGATAATACTATATTCTGTTCATCACCACTGTTTTACAGTTCCACTGTCAAGAACCAACAGGAGAGCGATGCTGAGACATGCAGAATGTCAAATGTTGAAATTGAGAGTCTTAATATCGAAGACCCAGAGGATAAAAATAATGAACTTGAATCAGCTGACATGCATGATGTTAATAAGATCACAGCAGCAAAGCACCGAAGCACATTAGTTTCCAGTCCAAAGCAACAGCACAGAATCACTGAGCCAGCTCCATCTGGAGATGTTATTAGACAGCTGCCCCTGCTCAATGCTTTACTTAATGAACTTTCACTGCTTAACGGCCAGACACAACACCAGCAGCCTGTATCTGTTCATCCCAACCTGGTCTGGTTGTACACATCGCTACCAGATCCCCATCCCCATCCATCAGCACCAGGAGCGAAACCCAAATCTGAGTATCAGAAAAGAGTCGCTGCTTCCTCGCAAAGTCCTCAACAAAGACGAGATCAGTCCAAAATGAAGGGATGCATAATATCGCCTGTGTCTAATTCAGCAAGGAAGGCAGGTAGTGCAAAGAAACACCAAGAAAAGTTGCAGCCTAAAAGGAAACTTAAATATGGATTGACAAATACGTTTCGTCTCAGACTccagcatgttaaaatagcaCATACAAAACATCACCAATGCATCGAATACGAGGACATGCAACAGGTCAATCCACAAAGACAAACACTGTCTGACCGTAAACATGCTGGTAAGTCAGCGAGAAGAGGGGTGAACTCAGATAAAACTATTGAAACATTAATTAACAGTTTTAAGGTGGACACAACACCATCTGAAATTGCATCATCAAAATCACAAACTAAGCCTACAAAAAATGTGACATCTATGCCAAAATATGAAGCTTCTGAACCAACCAGAAAGGTTCGAGTCCATGTTCCAAGTGTACTCAGTCATTACTCTGACCGCAGTGGCAGACGTTCAGTCTCATCTGTCCAGAGTGTCCACCACGGTTCAAATAAAACCAATCCTGATTTACAGATATTCAGTGAAACTGGCAGGGCAGATAGCAGATCTTCTCATAGAAAAATCTTAACTAGTTCTTCAGAGCAAGAGTACCAGGATGACTTCACAAGTTTAGACGCAACAGACGGATTCTCGCCCGAGCCATTGAGTAGTCCAGAGCCGAACCAACATCAGAGAAACAGAGTTTCGAGTGAGCATTCCAACTCGGATGATGGATCTAATATCAGTAAAGGTTTACTTGTTCCTGTCAAAGCAGACAACTCTCCACATCGTTCTCTCAAATGCACACACGTAATCCGACCACGACCCCAGACCTCTGCTTTAAGTCTGTCTTCAGATGAAGATGAGGATGGGTCTAATTCTGGTCACCAGAGATCTGGGTCTCAGATCAGTGGACGAAAAACTCCATCTGTCCGGAGAACATTTGGGAGGTCTGAGAGCTGTGACGCTGACCCCGCTGATGAAAGCATGACACTTAGTCGGGTTTCCGTAGATTCAGTTGTAGCCAATAACTCTGTGCTGAAGTCCTTCTCACCTGTAGAGCAGGTGGAGGCTAGAGAGGAACAAGATGAACTGGGCTCTCTGAGATTGGACAGGAATTACCATCACGTGTCAGAACTGATGATCAACAAGCTTCCAGGATATACACTATGATTAAACGATGTTCATCACAGGTTttcaaatatagttgatatatacAGTACAAGTTGAACATTTATTTTAGATGCAACTGAAATTTGCTTGAATTTATCAATATTTAAATACTGTGGTTTGTAAATGAATAATGCATAGAGCTATATGTTTTGACTAgcattaataaatgtttttgtaatgttttctaTTTTGTACCCtggctgtttttatttttacactgtTATGGCATAAGCTGTTGGAACTCTAAACAAAGTAGTTAAACATGAAGCAGTGAAATTTAAGTGCACAAGTTgacattaacatgtaatcagaTAAGATAATATTAAATCAAATTTTGTGTGCTATCCAGTGGGAGGGCTCAGATTTTAGCAAAAATGTACAgaggttatatatatatatatatatatatatatatatatatatatatatatatatatatatacaaaccTTTTCCTGCTGATTGATTGTATTACATGACTATGCTTCCCAAActaagttaaataaacttaatgtaATTAAACAGGTCAAAAGGGGCAGATGAAAATGATACTATAATGTTTTCTATGGTTGTGTTGTCACGCTTTTGCAGAAATGATTCTGCACGTCAGCATTTTCattgacattttaaaacaacagaaataatttataatatatgtaggcatttaaaaatctattttaaacTGAGATTTGTATTAacgtgttgttttgtgttttatacAGCAGAtagaaaataagtttttgttAGAAGATCATTCAGTAAGCTGACCTTTCTGTCCCATCTcaattaaaacttaaaatattcataaaatatatatattcattaaattgGTAGAGGAACaagaaacaataataaaaaaataataacacaatcACGGTAATATACAATTAATCCCTATAAACGAAATTATTAGACCTAATTATTTGATCAATCTTTATGATTCAAAAAGGTTTTttacttaaatgttttgtatttgtgtttattttgttattaaaaacGTTATTTAGGTTGTACAAGACACTTTTCTCGTATCACGAAGAGAAAATTAGTTTtgcttgtttatttatattgtgCCCTGAGGTTACGCCCTCTGCGTTGCGTCATCATCATGTAGCCGGAAGTAGTGTGCGCCTGTGCGGTGCGCATGTGTGGTGTCCGGTTGTGAGGAGCAGCAAGAATCGGCTGTAATAATGAAGCATGTTTTCCTGACAGGCGCTCCTGGTAAATCTGTATTGCAAATACAACTGTCTACTGTAACGTTGTGTGCAGTTTACTGTTCAGTCTTGTGtataaaccatagactgtaaaaaaaaacaggtatAAACTTATTCAGTATAGCTGTCATCATCTACTCTTAAAGGCAGTTTAGACTTTACGCATATAAAAATAACTGATGAATCTATATGTTAAACAACGCAGAAACTTTTATCAACCCTTATAAAAGAGTATTCTGACGCTATTAGATAATTAATCCATAATATGGAAtggattaacgttaatctataAAGAATAATATTGTGTCTGTTAACTTTACTGTTTTGCGTGATGAAAACACACCTGTAGCAGTGTTTGTCAGATTAAAGTGTTTTCTCTATCAGGTGTGGGTAAAACCACTCTGGTGAAGAAAGTGTGTGAATCTGTGCTCTCCACTGGAGTCTCTGTCAATGGCTTTTATACAGAGGAGGTAAGAGAGAGGGGAAGGAGAGTGGGCTTTGATGTGGTCACGCTTACAGGTGATAGAGGACGTCTGTCCAGGGTCAGGTATCTTTCGCTCTTTTCATCTATCTATGAATCAGTCATTTCTTATGTATGTCTGCTCCTCCTTCCAACAACTCTTTCTCTTTCTGATCATACCTGTAGCTCTGAATCAGCCGCAGGCAGACGTGAATATCGGGTTGGTCAGTATGCCGTCGATCTTCAGTCATTTGAAAGTCTTGTTCTCCCCCTTTTTAAAGAGGTATGACAACAGAAATGACAGTTCCTGAGCTGATATATGGTATGCTGTACAACAAGTGCAGCTTTATGCTTATATACTGCACACTAAACTACAAGTACAGTTCCTCAGCTGATATACAGTACACTAAACTAAACTACAAGTACACTTTCTAAGCTAAAATACTGTACACTAACTTCAAGTTCAGTGTCTGTGCTCATATACAGTACACTAAACTACAAGTACAGTTCCTCAGCTGATATGCAGTACACTAAACTACAAGTGCAGTTTCTATGCTCATATACAGTACACTAAACTACAAGTACAGTTCTTAAGCTGATATACTGTACGCTAAACCACAAGTGCAGTTCCTAAGCTGATATACGGTACGCTAAACAACACAAGTGTAGTTTCTATGCTCATATGTACATTAAACTACAAGTACAGTTCCTAAGCTGATATACTGTACACTAAACTAAACTACAAGTACAGTTCCTAAGCTGATATATGGTACACTAAACTACAAGTACATTTCTTAAGCTGATGCAGTACATACGCTGATATATGGTACTCTAAACTACAAGTACAGTTCCTAAGCTGATATACTGTACGCTAAACCACAAGTGCAGTTTCTATGCTCATATACAGTGCACTAAACTATAAGTGCAGTTTCTGTGCTCGTATACAGTACACCAAACTACAAGTACAGTTCCTAAGCTGATATGCAGTACACTAAACTACAAGTACAGTTCCTAAGCTGATAAACTGTACACTAAACCACAAGTGTAGTTTCTATGCtcatatacagtacattaaactaCAAGTGCAGTTCCTTAGCTGATATACTGTACACTAAACTAAACTACAAGTACAGTTTCTAAGATGATATATAATACACTACACTATAATACAGTTGCTAAGCTGATACAGTACATAAGCTGATATATGGTACTCTAAACAGTTCCTAAGCTGATATACTGTATGCTAAACCACAAGTGCCGTTTCTACACTTATATACAGTACACTAAACTACAAGTGCAGTTTCTGTGCTCATATACAGTACACCAAACTACAAGTACATTTCCTAAGCTGATTTACAGTACACTAAAGTTTAGTGTACTGCATATCAGCTTAGGAACTGTACTTGTAGTTTAGTGACTAAACTACAAGTACAGTTCCTAAGCTGATATACTGTACATACGCTAAACCACAAGTGTAGTTTTTATGCTCATATGCTGTACACTAAACTACAAGTGCAGTTTTCGTGCGCATATACAGTACACTAAACTGCTAGTAAAGTTCTTACGTTGATATAGAGTACACTAAACTACAAGTAGTTCCTAAATTGCAGGCTTTAAACAAATAGTTtccataaaaaacaaaactcaGATTTTCAGGCTGCTTACGTATGAAAtgaatgaacacaaaataatataggTTTAGACCAGTGTGAGGGTAAATTATAGCAGAAATTTTGTCTGAGCATTTTGTTTTAAGTGATGTAAATGACAGACATACATAAAGCAGACAGGCGAATCATTGTTGTGATTTAAGTTTACCCTGACTCAAAGTTTTCTCATCAGCTCTCTTCATCATTCTTACTGAACAGAGACAGGAGGGAAGCAGAAGGTTGTTTGTCATCGATGAGATTGGAAAAATGGAGCTGTTCAGTCAAACGTTTATCCGAGCAGTGAGAGAGACTCTGGATGCCTCCAGCTGTTCTGTCCTCGGCACCATTCCTGTTCCTAAAGGAAAACCTCTCGCACTGGTAGAGGAGGTGCGCAGCAGACAAGATGTCAAGATCTTtatggtaataataatacagagCTCATATAATTTATTTCATCTCTCATTTACATTTGAATATATGCATACTACACTCACAAATACCAGAGACAGATACTGTGAATCTTTAATATGACCATGACACATTATATAAAGATTTtacaaactttattttctgtttctCAAAAATACAGTTCCCTTAATTTCCTAAAAGTAACGGTACATGCAGTCTACAAGAGGAAGTAGTATGCATAACTATGTTTGGCCTTTGGTTTATGATTCACTCTGTATGTCTAGACCAGTGTATGATGAACACAGACTTCTGCTTTAAGGCATACGAAAGTGGTACCATACTCTTGTGTGTAAATTTACACACATCAGCATTAAGTTCAGATGCCAGTCTGCTGTGTGATCATTCAGATTGTGTTACATAGTGAATAGtgaatatatgatttttttcatcAACAGGTCACAAAGGAAAACAGAGACGGATTGTTTGATGAGATTGTTTTGGCTCTTCAGGAGtgcctgaaataaaataaacaagactGAACGTATGTCATCCACAATAAAGaactgtttatatatatatatatatatatattacacttTTTCATAATTTCTATAGACACTGATCTCAGCAAACTCCAGGATCTCTGATCATTTCCTCAGATACCGGTAAAATTAACGTTTTTCTGTTCAGCGTCTCAGATGAATCAACCTCGCCTCATTATTGATTCAGAGTGAGATCACTGAAGAAAGAGAGCGTGAGATCTGTCGATGAAAACATCCTGGAGGAATGAGTGAGATAAAAGGGGGGAGACCCCTGTGGACATTTGTCCACCCTTAAATGTTTTCTGTTGTCTTTTGTTGGACAGATAGTCCATGTCTTTGTGAACAGATTTTTTCGCAGAGCCAAATGTTTCCAGTGTCTACAGATTCAGCTGGAAAAggaaaataaatttatatttgAATAGAAATACTGACAGGCCTTCAGATGGACTTTAATGTATATTTCTTTGCTATGGGGTATGAAAGATAAATTTGATTTATAATAGAAATTTTTAGAGACTTAATTTGTAGAAAACACATTAGTACACAATACAGTATTTAACTGCCCATGTTAAAAATAACGtataaaatgtttcatcctatgcTTGTTGGTCAATTCaataaacatcaacattttatcTCATGGCTCATGCAAGTCATTAAATATGTGGATGACCGTTTGTAATTGACTGTTTTCTTCATAATGATAAAGAACATTTTGGAAATGTAACCTTGTTATCTTTaacattgactgagtaagatcatgtcaaagatttaaatcaatgtgaaatcaaactttcaAAATCCTATCATAGGATTATGATATACAGACAGAGTCATATATTAGTGTTGTCTATTTCTGAGCAACAGACtctacatattttgaaaatcagGCATGGGAATCCCTCACCTTTTGGCGAAATTCCCCGTTTTGAAACCAAAAACGTTAATCGTGTTCAAAATGTTTTCATCTGCTGTAGATTGTGGTGCTTGTTAATGCAGAAATGAGAGGACAAGGGTTTGTTCCAATTTTAAAGGAAGTATAAAGCAGAGCTGTC
This Misgurnus anguillicaudatus chromosome 11, ASM2758022v2, whole genome shotgun sequence DNA region includes the following protein-coding sequences:
- the map10 gene encoding microtubule-associated protein 10 isoform X1, whose protein sequence is MRRFHVPIKMSSTHETLFSLELVIDYVRLDCARGNVLDPAVGLRFLDFPTLLIYPSGREGPSSHSAYADLPAEALSQSEERDKYFFHKGKSCLFKINLDSLHNHLSSTPLYAMVLDIKDEVPKLIGSSLISLAKVTERIKKDVDKHGIGTPSSYGEKIITPLCNLMGNNIGVISLAYKIVSLGAHLIPHIPYNKVYKVGKGEQDPDAFAESAGVFNIDRYPIEMQHATVLSSVSPEGQPENKMRSDAKQPGIAAFTQTEPTKQKVTWLEMSYGNDEQDNTIFCSSPLFYSSTVKNQQESDAETCRMSNVEIESLNIEDPEDKNNELESADMHDVNKITAAKHRSTLVSSPKQQHRITEPAPSGDVIRQLPLLNALLNELSLLNGQTQHQQPVSVHPNLVWLYTSLPDPHPHPSAPGAKPKSEYQKRVAASSQSPQQRRDQSKMKGCIISPVSNSARKAGSAKKHQEKLQPKRKLKYGLTNTFRLRLQHVKIAHTKHHQCIEYEDMQQVNPQRQTLSDRKHAGKSARRGVNSDKTIETLINSFKVDTTPSEIASSKSQTKPTKNVTSMPKYEASEPTRKVRVHVPSVLSHYSDRSGRRSVSSVQSVHHGSNKTNPDLQIFSETGRADSRSSHRKILTSSSEQEYQDDFTSLDATDGFSPEPLSSPEPNQHQRNRVSSEHSNSDDGSNISKGLLVPVKADNSPHRSLKCTHVIRPRPQTSALSLSSDEDEDGSNSGHQRSGSQISGRKTPSVRRTFGRSESCDADPADESMTLSRVSVDSVVANNSVLKSFSPVEQVEAREEQDELGSLRLDRNYHHVSELMINKLPGYTL
- the map10 gene encoding microtubule-associated protein 10 isoform X2 translates to MSSTHETLFSLELVIDYVRLDCARGNVLDPAVGLRFLDFPTLLIYPSGREGPSSHSAYADLPAEALSQSEERDKYFFHKGKSCLFKINLDSLHNHLSSTPLYAMVLDIKDEVPKLIGSSLISLAKVTERIKKDVDKHGIGTPSSYGEKIITPLCNLMGNNIGVISLAYKIVSLGAHLIPHIPYNKVYKVGKGEQDPDAFAESAGVFNIDRYPIEMQHATVLSSVSPEGQPENKMRSDAKQPGIAAFTQTEPTKQKVTWLEMSYGNDEQDNTIFCSSPLFYSSTVKNQQESDAETCRMSNVEIESLNIEDPEDKNNELESADMHDVNKITAAKHRSTLVSSPKQQHRITEPAPSGDVIRQLPLLNALLNELSLLNGQTQHQQPVSVHPNLVWLYTSLPDPHPHPSAPGAKPKSEYQKRVAASSQSPQQRRDQSKMKGCIISPVSNSARKAGSAKKHQEKLQPKRKLKYGLTNTFRLRLQHVKIAHTKHHQCIEYEDMQQVNPQRQTLSDRKHAGKSARRGVNSDKTIETLINSFKVDTTPSEIASSKSQTKPTKNVTSMPKYEASEPTRKVRVHVPSVLSHYSDRSGRRSVSSVQSVHHGSNKTNPDLQIFSETGRADSRSSHRKILTSSSEQEYQDDFTSLDATDGFSPEPLSSPEPNQHQRNRVSSEHSNSDDGSNISKGLLVPVKADNSPHRSLKCTHVIRPRPQTSALSLSSDEDEDGSNSGHQRSGSQISGRKTPSVRRTFGRSESCDADPADESMTLSRVSVDSVVANNSVLKSFSPVEQVEAREEQDELGSLRLDRNYHHVSELMINKLPGYTL
- the ntpcr gene encoding cancer-related nucleoside-triphosphatase — protein: MKHVFLTGAPGVGKTTLVKKVCESVLSTGVSVNGFYTEEVRERGRRVGFDVVTLTGDRGRLSRVSSESAAGRREYRVGQYAVDLQSFESLVLPLFKERQEGSRRLFVIDEIGKMELFSQTFIRAVRETLDASSCSVLGTIPVPKGKPLALVEEVRSRQDVKIFMVTKENRDGLFDEIVLALQECLK